Proteins encoded by one window of Cupriavidus sp. EM10:
- a CDS encoding TIGR03756 family integrating conjugative element protein, whose protein sequence is MNRLLSASSRRARLAIASVLLGGAASTFALNTATIVSSALSPDCLEYRVVGICYWLFCTWTGCTVRTSVKVRHYVPDAVVSSYSNTGENPWIEVRAMSMPNPTAQAGGDGTTNHDNENSLAKFKNADVIGHPGGSVFSQFASASGYACQGAGAAFMPYLLSTLDTLAWRYNVPEMVYPEALIPGMREIGGRTTLNLWGNVYPRGGFLHQTDDYKSGAVVVQRAGDVVTRRMQPHVYQPLLASSSDGYWPAGALMESDASTGKWQELTPTLSNSCAVFPHSNTRVQAQQGDYAWALWRPYACCQRRGQVFLGSVDFL, encoded by the coding sequence ATGAACCGCCTGCTGTCGGCGTCGTCGCGCCGAGCCCGCCTTGCCATCGCTTCGGTGCTGCTCGGCGGCGCCGCTTCGACGTTCGCGCTGAACACGGCCACCATCGTGTCCTCGGCCCTGTCGCCCGACTGCCTGGAATACCGCGTCGTCGGCATCTGCTACTGGCTGTTCTGCACCTGGACGGGTTGCACGGTGCGCACCTCGGTGAAGGTGCGCCACTACGTGCCCGACGCCGTGGTATCGAGCTACAGCAACACCGGCGAGAACCCGTGGATCGAGGTGCGCGCCATGAGCATGCCCAACCCCACGGCGCAGGCCGGCGGCGACGGGACGACGAACCACGACAACGAGAACAGCCTGGCGAAGTTCAAGAACGCCGACGTGATCGGGCATCCCGGTGGTTCGGTGTTCAGCCAGTTCGCCAGCGCTTCCGGCTACGCGTGCCAGGGCGCAGGCGCGGCCTTCATGCCGTACCTGCTGAGCACGCTGGACACGCTGGCCTGGCGCTACAACGTGCCGGAGATGGTGTACCCCGAGGCGCTGATCCCCGGCATGCGCGAGATCGGCGGCCGCACGACGCTCAACCTGTGGGGCAACGTCTATCCGCGCGGCGGCTTCCTGCACCAGACCGACGACTACAAGAGCGGCGCCGTCGTCGTGCAGCGCGCGGGCGATGTGGTCACGCGGCGCATGCAGCCGCATGTCTACCAACCGCTGCTCGCGAGTTCGAGCGACGGCTACTGGCCGGCCGGCGCCCTCATGGAGAGCGATGCCTCCACGGGCAAGTGGCAGGAGCTGACGCCGACCCTCTCCAACTCCTGCGCGGTGTTCCCGCACAGCAATACGCGCGTGCAGGCCCAGCAAGGCGACTACGCCTGGGCGCTGTGGCGGCCCTATGCCTGCTGCCAGCGCCGCGGGCAGGTCTTCCTCGGCAGCGTCGATTTCCTCTGA
- a CDS encoding TIGR03757 family integrating conjugative element protein has translation MTAPFLKSIPRLRATRTACAGGLLLCLLGQDASAADVLVVTDSRHPVQSASGARVIELDLPERIEAELAAGLPNDPSRAAALVQQRLRDGGQALQRRIGSAYQGVADAWGLGIAKVPAVVVDRRYVVYGEPDVARAVARIESHRRAQP, from the coding sequence ATGACGGCTCCCTTCTTGAAATCCATCCCGCGGCTGCGGGCCACGCGCACCGCCTGCGCGGGAGGGCTGCTGCTGTGTCTGCTCGGCCAGGACGCATCCGCGGCCGACGTGCTGGTCGTGACCGACAGCCGCCATCCCGTGCAGTCCGCATCCGGCGCGCGCGTGATCGAGCTGGACCTGCCCGAGCGCATCGAGGCGGAACTGGCCGCGGGCCTGCCAAACGACCCCAGCCGAGCAGCCGCGCTCGTGCAGCAGCGCTTGCGCGATGGCGGCCAGGCACTGCAGCGCCGCATCGGCAGCGCCTATCAGGGCGTCGCCGATGCCTGGGGCCTGGGTATCGCCAAGGTGCCTGCCGTGGTGGTCGATCGCCGCTACGTGGTCTACGGCGAGCCCGATGTCGCGCGTGCCGTGGCCCGCATCGAATCCCACCGGAGGGCACAGCCATGA
- the radC gene encoding DNA repair protein RadC — MSYVVADSRPESLSLIAAQHEDWIIRQAITLLEQRIFKAGPVLNSPAAVRDYLHLKLVAEPNEVFAVVFLNCQHQVLAYEPMFKGTVDQTSVYPRVLVQRALALNASAVILAHQHPSGMTVPSAADQALTDRLKAALAMVDVRVVDHFIVGKGTPYSFAESGLL; from the coding sequence ATGTCCTATGTCGTCGCCGACTCGCGTCCCGAGTCGCTCAGCCTGATCGCCGCCCAGCACGAAGACTGGATTATCCGCCAAGCCATCACCTTGCTGGAACAACGCATCTTCAAGGCCGGCCCGGTGCTGAACAGTCCCGCCGCCGTGCGCGACTACCTGCATCTGAAGCTGGTCGCGGAGCCCAACGAGGTCTTCGCTGTCGTGTTCCTCAACTGTCAGCACCAAGTTCTCGCCTACGAGCCGATGTTCAAGGGCACGGTCGATCAAACCTCGGTGTACCCACGGGTGCTGGTGCAGCGCGCCCTGGCCCTCAACGCCTCGGCGGTCATCCTGGCCCACCAGCATCCATCCGGCATGACCGTGCCTTCGGCCGCCGATCAGGCGCTGACCGACCGGCTCAAGGCCGCCCTGGCGATGGTCGATGTCCGGGTGGTGGATCACTTCATCGTCGGCAAGGGCACGCCGTACTCCTTCGCCGAATCCGGCCTGCTGTAG
- a CDS encoding thioredoxin domain-containing protein — MRIPRFAPPRTVLVAALLVAAALTTAAWLALRPPSPPAEPASPSAEATLTPATAPAGPPWRYGRADARFTVVEYADLECPFCRAYFAVLKRWIDAHPEVSWQWHHLPLPLHEPAASAGARLVECVGEAGGQAAFWQAVEWVYMHTRGNGQGLPEGLRYPDLTPAAQQCLDSDRPDALIRAQSASAAQEGIKVTPTLRLQDRQSGKTLLLHGPVEGDALLSAIDLLAASAAAEPASKEMPAESLGDMPR, encoded by the coding sequence ATGCGCATCCCTCGCTTCGCGCCGCCCCGCACCGTCCTTGTCGCCGCGCTGCTGGTGGCCGCGGCCCTGACCACGGCCGCGTGGCTCGCCCTGCGGCCGCCGTCGCCGCCCGCCGAGCCCGCTTCTCCTTCGGCAGAAGCAACACTTACGCCGGCAACGGCACCAGCCGGCCCGCCCTGGCGCTATGGCCGCGCCGATGCGCGCTTCACGGTGGTCGAGTACGCCGACCTCGAATGCCCGTTCTGCCGCGCGTACTTCGCGGTGCTCAAGCGCTGGATCGACGCGCACCCGGAGGTGAGCTGGCAATGGCACCACCTACCGTTGCCGTTGCACGAGCCGGCCGCTTCCGCCGGTGCGCGCCTGGTGGAGTGCGTCGGCGAGGCCGGCGGCCAGGCCGCGTTCTGGCAGGCCGTCGAGTGGGTCTACATGCACACCCGGGGCAACGGCCAGGGCCTGCCCGAGGGTCTGCGCTATCCCGACCTCACGCCGGCCGCGCAGCAATGCCTCGACAGCGACCGCCCCGATGCGCTGATCCGCGCACAGTCGGCGAGCGCGGCGCAGGAGGGCATCAAGGTCACGCCCACGCTGCGCCTGCAGGATCGCCAGTCCGGCAAGACGCTGCTGCTGCACGGCCCGGTCGAAGGAGATGCCTTGCTGTCCGCGATCGACCTGCTGGCGGCCAGTGCAGCGGCCGAGCCCGCATCGAAGGAAATGCCTGCCGAGTCTCTCGGCGACATGCCCAGGTAG
- a CDS encoding conjugative transfer ATPase: MAWSLPWARKAATPAGPDLDADDAWAQHVSTLAAHGIPEPGSAVGGQPRRPATEADLQALYGVAPSFADLLPWVEYLPDSKSVLLEDGQSVAAFFELAPVGTEGREMAWLWQARDALENALQDSFDELDENPWVVQLYAQDEATWDNYLRGLTNYVRPRAQGSAFTEFYLRFFGHHLRAIAKPGGLFEDTTVTRLPWRGQVRRVRMVVYRRASASGASRRGQSPEQALTTICDRLAGGLANTGVKARRMEASDIHDWLLRWFNPHPTMLGPAAADRERFYALTRYPEEAEQGEIELASGDFAQRLFFGQPRSDVANGTWVFDGMPHRVIVMDRLRMPPATGHVTGETRKGGDAVNALFDQMPEDTVMCLTVVATPQDVLEAHLNHLSKKSVGETLASEQTRRDVQEARGLIGSAHKLYRGALAFYLRGRDLVQLDARGLQLVNVMLNAGLQPVREEDEVAPLNSYLRWLPCVFDPAADKRQWYTQLMFAQHAANLAPVWGRSQGTGNPGITFFNRGGGPITFDPLNRLDRQMNAHLFLFGPTGSGKSATLNNILNQVTAIYRPRLFIVEAGNSFGLFGDFATRLGLKVHRVKLAPGAGVSLAPFADAHRLVDTPSQVQTLDADALDEDQEPAVQAASRSEEVDEQRDVLGELEITARLMITGGEDKEEARMTRADRSLIRQCILDAAQRCVAEQRTVLTRDVRDALRERARDTSLPEVRRARLLEMADAMDMFCQGVDGEMFDRPGTPWPEADITIVDLATFAREGYNAQLSIAYISLINTVNNIAERDQFLGRPIINVTDEGHIITKNPLLAPYVVKITKMWRKLGAWYWLATQNIDDLPKAAEPMLNMIEWWICLSMPPDEVEKIARFRELNAAQKALMLSARKEAGKFTEGVILSKSMEVLFRAVPPSLYLALAQTEPEEKAERFQLMQQYGIGELDAAFKIAEKIDRARSIEPLALDALA; the protein is encoded by the coding sequence ATGGCCTGGTCGTTGCCCTGGGCACGCAAGGCCGCCACGCCTGCCGGCCCCGACCTGGATGCCGATGACGCCTGGGCGCAGCATGTCTCGACGCTGGCCGCGCACGGTATTCCCGAGCCCGGCAGCGCGGTGGGCGGCCAGCCGCGCCGGCCGGCCACCGAGGCGGACTTGCAGGCGCTCTACGGCGTGGCGCCGTCCTTCGCCGACCTGCTCCCCTGGGTGGAGTACCTGCCCGATTCCAAGAGCGTGCTGCTGGAGGACGGCCAGTCGGTGGCGGCCTTCTTCGAGCTGGCGCCGGTCGGCACCGAGGGCCGCGAGATGGCATGGCTGTGGCAGGCGCGCGATGCGTTGGAGAACGCGCTGCAGGACTCGTTCGACGAACTCGACGAGAACCCCTGGGTGGTGCAGCTCTACGCCCAGGACGAAGCAACCTGGGACAACTACCTGCGCGGGCTCACGAACTACGTGCGGCCGCGCGCTCAGGGCAGCGCCTTCACCGAGTTCTACCTGCGCTTCTTCGGGCATCACCTGCGTGCGATCGCCAAGCCCGGCGGCCTGTTCGAGGACACGACGGTGACGCGCCTGCCGTGGCGCGGCCAAGTGCGGCGAGTGCGCATGGTGGTCTACCGGCGCGCGAGTGCGTCTGGCGCGTCCCGGCGCGGCCAATCTCCCGAGCAGGCACTGACGACGATCTGCGACCGACTCGCAGGTGGCCTCGCCAACACGGGCGTGAAGGCCCGGCGCATGGAGGCGAGCGACATCCACGACTGGCTGCTGCGCTGGTTCAACCCGCACCCCACGATGCTTGGCCCCGCCGCCGCCGACCGCGAACGGTTCTACGCGCTGACCCGCTACCCCGAGGAAGCCGAGCAAGGCGAGATTGAGCTGGCCAGCGGCGACTTCGCGCAGCGCCTGTTCTTCGGCCAGCCGCGCTCGGACGTGGCGAACGGCACCTGGGTCTTCGACGGCATGCCGCACCGGGTCATCGTGATGGACCGCCTGCGCATGCCGCCCGCCACGGGCCACGTCACCGGCGAGACGCGCAAGGGCGGCGATGCGGTCAACGCGCTGTTCGACCAGATGCCCGAGGACACGGTGATGTGCCTGACGGTCGTCGCGACGCCGCAGGACGTGCTCGAAGCGCACCTGAACCACCTGAGCAAGAAGTCGGTCGGCGAGACGCTGGCCTCGGAGCAGACGCGCCGCGACGTGCAGGAAGCGCGCGGGCTGATCGGCAGCGCGCACAAGTTGTACCGCGGCGCGCTGGCCTTCTACCTGCGCGGGCGCGACCTCGTGCAGCTCGACGCCCGCGGCCTGCAACTGGTCAACGTCATGCTCAACGCCGGCCTGCAGCCGGTACGCGAGGAAGACGAAGTGGCGCCGCTCAACAGCTACCTGCGCTGGCTGCCGTGCGTGTTCGACCCGGCCGCCGACAAGCGCCAGTGGTACACGCAACTGATGTTCGCGCAGCATGCGGCGAACCTCGCGCCGGTGTGGGGCCGCAGCCAGGGAACCGGCAATCCGGGCATCACGTTCTTCAACCGCGGCGGCGGGCCGATCACCTTCGACCCGCTGAACCGGCTCGACCGGCAGATGAACGCGCACTTGTTCTTGTTCGGCCCCACGGGCTCGGGCAAGTCGGCCACGCTCAACAACATCCTGAATCAGGTGACGGCGATCTACCGGCCGCGCCTGTTCATCGTGGAGGCTGGCAACAGCTTCGGGCTGTTCGGCGACTTCGCCACGCGGCTCGGCCTCAAGGTGCATCGCGTGAAGCTCGCACCCGGCGCCGGCGTCAGCCTCGCGCCGTTCGCCGACGCGCACCGGCTCGTGGATACGCCCAGCCAGGTGCAGACGCTGGATGCCGATGCGCTGGACGAGGACCAGGAGCCCGCAGTGCAGGCGGCGAGCCGCAGCGAAGAAGTGGACGAACAGCGCGACGTGCTCGGCGAGCTGGAAATCACTGCGCGGCTGATGATCACCGGCGGCGAAGACAAGGAAGAAGCGCGCATGACGCGCGCCGACCGCAGCCTGATTCGCCAGTGCATCCTCGATGCGGCCCAGCGCTGCGTAGCCGAGCAGCGCACGGTGCTCACGCGCGACGTGCGCGATGCGCTGCGCGAGCGCGCCCGCGACACGTCACTGCCCGAAGTTCGGCGCGCGCGCCTGCTGGAGATGGCGGACGCGATGGATATGTTCTGCCAGGGCGTGGACGGCGAGATGTTCGACCGGCCCGGCACGCCGTGGCCCGAGGCCGACATCACCATCGTGGACCTCGCCACCTTCGCGCGCGAGGGCTACAACGCGCAGCTCTCCATCGCCTACATCTCGCTGATCAACACGGTCAACAACATCGCAGAGCGGGACCAGTTCCTGGGCCGCCCGATCATCAACGTGACGGACGAAGGCCACATCATCACAAAGAACCCGCTGCTCGCGCCCTACGTCGTGAAGATCACGAAGATGTGGCGCAAGCTTGGTGCCTGGTACTGGCTGGCGACGCAGAACATCGACGACCTGCCCAAGGCCGCCGAGCCCATGCTCAACATGATCGAGTGGTGGATCTGCCTCTCCATGCCGCCGGACGAGGTGGAGAAGATCGCGCGCTTCCGCGAGCTGAACGCGGCGCAGAAGGCGTTGATGCTGTCGGCCCGCAAGGAGGCGGGCAAGTTCACCGAGGGCGTGATCCTCTCCAAGAGCATGGAAGTACTGTTCCGTGCGGTGCCGCCCAGCCTCTACCTGGCGCTGGCTCAGACCGAACCGGAGGAGAAGGCCGAGCGTTTCCAGTTGATGCAGCAGTACGGCATCGGCGAACTGGATGCCGCTTTCAAGATCGCCGAGAAGATCGACCGCGCCCGCAGCATCGAGCCGCTAGCGCTCGATGCGCTGGCGTGA
- a CDS encoding TIGR03751 family conjugal transfer lipoprotein, whose amino-acid sequence MRRIWIESAAALCAVMVLGGCATSKDELLPHGDHTMLDVWNQETGGSAGSGQAARQLLDARQGLRRPLTEADVQAAPAAAAAYTGTAANEIYRQFHRLPNPDLVMYVFPHLAGTDPVPVPGYTTVFPLYQRVQYAMPGERLEDY is encoded by the coding sequence ATGCGTCGGATTTGGATTGAATCGGCCGCGGCCCTGTGCGCGGTCATGGTGCTGGGCGGCTGCGCGACCAGCAAGGACGAGCTGCTGCCGCACGGCGATCACACCATGCTCGACGTGTGGAACCAGGAGACGGGCGGCAGCGCCGGTAGCGGACAGGCGGCGCGGCAACTGCTCGACGCGCGCCAGGGCCTGCGCCGGCCGCTGACCGAGGCCGACGTGCAGGCGGCGCCCGCCGCCGCTGCCGCCTACACGGGCACCGCGGCCAACGAGATTTACCGCCAGTTCCACCGGCTGCCGAACCCGGACCTGGTGATGTACGTGTTCCCGCACCTAGCCGGCACCGACCCGGTGCCGGTGCCCGGCTACACCACCGTGTTCCCGCTCTACCAGCGCGTGCAGTACGCGATGCCCGGCGAGCGCCTGGAGGACTACTGA
- a CDS encoding TIGR03752 family integrating conjugative element protein, with protein sequence MKSNPLLKWLLIPMALVLVFVGIKLFSGERSARPVPPGSANPLTPEEMKALGIEGDTPRDTVATLVAQVKQLRNELQTALNDNKNQKTENERMRARESAIDQRIQSALDGERGRLQQDREQLAGDRQQTQGLLQDLQRRLDGLSGKSGQADLPVGLGLEQGDGKSFGGNQSGSARNTNGTRWVEPDDAKPSAKNGSSGGLNFPTSFGPAQKTLSDTADGVASTVADAGSRAVSATGNFAKPVYTVPSNSTLMGSIAMTALIGRVPIDGTVNDPYPFKVLIGPDNLTANGIDIPDVAGAVVSGTASGDWTLSCVRGQIRSVTFVFNDGTIRTVPEDGNRNRSSGNQGNSANSTTQGGLGWISDPYGIPCVSGERRSNAQQYLGSQALITAAGAGAASLIKSDNGSVAVVANSNGSLGTVGISGNEAMGRILAGGVRDMADWVNKLYGQAFAAVYVRPGAKVAVHLEQPLNIDYDAKGRRVNHRIGDAHASDLD encoded by the coding sequence ATGAAAAGTAACCCCCTCCTGAAGTGGCTGCTGATCCCGATGGCGCTGGTGCTGGTGTTCGTCGGCATCAAGCTCTTCTCGGGCGAGCGCAGCGCCAGGCCGGTACCTCCCGGCAGCGCCAACCCGCTCACGCCCGAAGAGATGAAGGCGCTGGGCATCGAGGGCGACACGCCGCGCGATACCGTCGCGACGTTGGTGGCCCAGGTCAAGCAGTTGCGCAACGAGCTGCAGACGGCGCTCAACGACAACAAGAACCAGAAGACCGAGAACGAACGCATGCGCGCGAGGGAAAGCGCGATCGACCAGCGCATCCAGTCCGCGCTCGACGGCGAACGCGGCCGCCTGCAGCAGGACCGCGAGCAGTTGGCCGGCGACCGCCAGCAGACCCAGGGCCTGCTGCAAGACCTGCAGCGGCGCCTGGACGGCCTCTCCGGCAAGAGCGGCCAGGCCGACCTGCCGGTGGGCCTCGGGCTGGAGCAAGGCGACGGCAAGAGCTTCGGCGGCAACCAGAGCGGCAGTGCGCGCAACACCAACGGCACGCGCTGGGTGGAGCCGGACGATGCGAAACCCTCAGCGAAGAACGGCAGCAGCGGCGGCTTGAATTTCCCGACCAGCTTCGGGCCGGCGCAGAAGACGCTTTCCGACACGGCCGACGGCGTGGCAAGCACCGTCGCGGATGCGGGCAGCCGCGCCGTGAGCGCCACGGGCAATTTCGCCAAGCCGGTCTACACGGTGCCGTCGAACTCGACGCTGATGGGCTCGATCGCGATGACGGCGCTGATCGGCCGCGTGCCGATCGACGGCACGGTCAATGATCCGTATCCCTTCAAGGTGCTGATCGGCCCGGACAACCTGACCGCCAACGGCATCGACATCCCCGACGTGGCCGGCGCGGTGGTCAGCGGCACGGCCTCGGGCGACTGGACGCTTTCCTGCGTGCGCGGCCAGATCCGCTCGGTCACGTTCGTCTTCAACGACGGCACGATCCGTACCGTGCCGGAGGACGGCAATCGGAATCGGAGCAGCGGCAATCAGGGCAACAGCGCGAACAGCACGACGCAGGGCGGCCTGGGCTGGATCAGCGACCCCTACGGCATCCCGTGCGTCTCGGGCGAGCGGCGCAGCAACGCGCAGCAGTACCTGGGTTCGCAGGCGCTGATCACCGCGGCCGGCGCCGGTGCGGCCTCGCTGATCAAGTCGGACAACGGCAGCGTGGCCGTGGTCGCCAACAGCAACGGCTCGCTCGGCACCGTCGGTATCAGCGGCAATGAGGCGATGGGCCGCATCCTGGCCGGCGGCGTGCGCGACATGGCCGATTGGGTCAACAAGCTCTACGGGCAGGCCTTCGCCGCGGTCTACGTGCGGCCCGGCGCCAAGGTCGCCGTGCATCTGGAGCAGCCGCTCAACATCGACTACGACGCCAAGGGGCGGCGGGTCAATCACCGCATCGGAGACGCCCATGCGTCGGATTTGGATTGA
- a CDS encoding TIGR03749 family integrating conjugative element protein has protein sequence MKRCFLPALAGVLLCLGFVPAGNAIEILRWERLPLAVPLVVGQERVVFIERNVRIGVPAGVGEQLRVQSAGGAIYLRASAPIPPTRLQLQDVESGALILLDIAAEPAKAGQPALEPVRIVEGDVPAIRYSEPASPSATADDDAQRPTPTARRATPVAVVLTRYAAQNLYAPLRTVEPMAGIGRVNLRRNLALDTLLPTLPVRAQALAAWRLEDQWVTAVKLTNTSGRWLDLDPRALQGDFLAATFQHPTLGPAGRAADTTVVYLVTRGHGLAESLLPKVAPIDATVNLPPAAAAGQAEGGARDEK, from the coding sequence ATGAAGCGCTGCTTCCTTCCGGCCCTGGCCGGCGTCCTGTTGTGCCTGGGTTTCGTGCCCGCGGGCAATGCCATCGAAATCCTGCGCTGGGAGCGCCTGCCGCTGGCGGTGCCGCTCGTGGTCGGCCAGGAGCGCGTGGTCTTCATCGAGCGCAACGTGCGCATCGGCGTGCCGGCCGGCGTCGGCGAGCAGTTGCGCGTGCAGAGCGCCGGTGGCGCGATCTACCTGCGCGCCAGCGCGCCCATCCCGCCCACGCGGCTGCAACTACAGGACGTGGAATCCGGCGCGCTGATCCTGCTCGACATCGCCGCCGAGCCGGCCAAGGCGGGCCAGCCCGCGCTCGAACCCGTGCGCATCGTCGAGGGTGATGTGCCGGCCATCCGCTACAGCGAGCCGGCCAGCCCCTCGGCCACCGCGGACGACGATGCGCAGCGCCCGACACCAACCGCCCGCCGCGCAACGCCGGTGGCCGTGGTGTTGACGCGCTACGCGGCGCAAAACCTGTACGCGCCGCTGCGCACCGTGGAGCCCATGGCCGGCATCGGCCGCGTCAACCTGCGCCGCAACCTCGCGCTGGACACCTTGCTGCCCACGCTGCCGGTGCGCGCGCAGGCGCTGGCCGCGTGGCGGCTCGAAGACCAGTGGGTGACGGCCGTGAAGCTCACCAACACCTCCGGGCGCTGGCTCGACCTCGATCCGCGTGCGCTGCAGGGCGACTTCCTCGCCGCGACCTTTCAGCATCCGACCCTGGGGCCGGCCGGCCGCGCAGCCGACACCACCGTGGTCTATCTCGTCACCCGTGGCCACGGCCTGGCCGAGTCGCTGCTGCCCAAGGTGGCGCCGATCGACGCGACGGTGAACCTGCCGCCGGCGGCGGCCGCCGGCCAGGCCGAAGGAGGAGCGCGCGATGAAAAGTAA
- a CDS encoding PFL_4703 family integrating conjugative element protein yields MSRFKNEVAHLQAHVKALRLAGAALFVVALLLGFGWWSAPKSLTIHVPPDLRSGSTRKWWDVPPESVYAFTFYIWQQAQRWPTNGEQDYPRNLHGLSAYFTPSCRAFLQQDYEFRRSNGELRQRVRGIYEIPGRGYGDDPAARVRTVSANDWIVTLDVSADEYLGAEQVKRALVRYALKVVRIDIDPERNPFGLVLDCYARAPERIETPPPPAPAGKPASPGANLQGDTP; encoded by the coding sequence ATGAGCCGATTCAAGAACGAGGTCGCGCACCTGCAGGCGCATGTGAAGGCCTTGCGCCTGGCCGGCGCCGCGCTGTTCGTGGTGGCGCTGCTGCTCGGCTTCGGCTGGTGGAGCGCACCCAAGAGCCTGACCATCCACGTGCCGCCCGACCTGCGCTCGGGCAGCACCCGCAAGTGGTGGGACGTGCCGCCGGAAAGCGTCTACGCCTTCACCTTCTACATCTGGCAGCAGGCGCAACGCTGGCCGACTAACGGCGAGCAGGACTACCCGCGCAACCTGCATGGGCTGTCGGCCTACTTCACACCGAGCTGCCGGGCTTTCCTGCAACAGGACTACGAGTTCCGGCGCAGCAACGGCGAGTTGCGCCAGCGCGTGCGCGGCATCTACGAGATTCCCGGCCGCGGCTACGGCGACGATCCCGCCGCGCGCGTGCGCACCGTGTCGGCGAACGACTGGATCGTCACGCTGGACGTGAGCGCCGACGAGTACCTGGGCGCCGAGCAGGTCAAGCGCGCACTCGTGCGCTACGCGCTGAAGGTCGTGCGCATCGACATCGATCCCGAGCGCAATCCCTTCGGCCTCGTTCTGGACTGCTATGCACGTGCGCCCGAGCGCATCGAAACCCCGCCGCCCCCGGCGCCAGCCGGCAAGCCCGCCAGCCCCGGTGCCAATCTGCAGGGAGACACCCCATGA
- a CDS encoding TIGR03750 family conjugal transfer protein: protein MASALESPRDGLVTFMPHRLNRHPVVVRGLTADELWVCAGLSGAVGFVAGVPLAWLTHSIAMVPTLVVAGIGIGVFVGGGLLRRWKRGRPDTWLYRQLQWRLALRYPALAAHAGGGQLITRSGWWSTRRLRPNPSLRRDRP, encoded by the coding sequence ATGGCCAGCGCCCTGGAGAGCCCGCGCGACGGGCTCGTGACCTTTATGCCGCATCGCCTGAACCGCCATCCGGTGGTCGTGCGCGGGCTCACGGCCGACGAGCTGTGGGTCTGCGCCGGCTTGTCGGGCGCGGTCGGGTTCGTGGCCGGCGTGCCGCTGGCCTGGCTGACCCACAGCATTGCGATGGTGCCCACGCTGGTCGTTGCCGGCATCGGCATCGGCGTCTTCGTGGGCGGCGGTCTGTTGCGGAGGTGGAAGCGCGGCCGGCCTGACACCTGGCTGTACCGCCAGCTTCAGTGGCGGCTCGCGCTGCGCTACCCCGCGCTGGCGGCCCACGCGGGCGGTGGGCAACTCATCACCCGCTCGGGCTGGTGGTCCACGCGGCGCCTGCGGCCCAACCCGTCCCTGCGTCGAGATAGACCATGA
- a CDS encoding TIGR03745 family integrating conjugative element membrane protein yields MNASLIPRRPAARIAAMLASLGLAVTPLVSLAALPTLEDPSRGTGSGIMQTLQNYGYDIVLLIALLVVASMFVGVCYHAYTRYAEIHTGRATWGQFGLTVAVGAILLVVGIWLLTKATGVL; encoded by the coding sequence ATGAACGCTTCGCTGATTCCTCGTCGCCCCGCTGCGCGCATCGCAGCCATGCTTGCCTCGCTGGGCCTCGCTGTCACGCCGCTTGTCTCGCTGGCGGCCCTGCCCACCTTGGAAGACCCGTCGCGCGGCACCGGCAGCGGCATCATGCAGACGCTGCAGAACTACGGCTACGACATCGTGCTGCTGATCGCGCTGCTCGTGGTCGCCTCGATGTTCGTCGGCGTCTGCTACCACGCCTACACGCGCTACGCGGAGATCCACACCGGCCGCGCCACCTGGGGCCAGTTCGGCCTGACGGTGGCGGTCGGCGCGATCCTCTTGGTCGTCGGCATCTGGCTGCTGACCAAGGCCACCGGCGTGCTGTAA
- a CDS encoding TIGR03758 family integrating conjugative element protein has translation MTPSADQVAAFQANGGFAPAAVSTVVLGFVFAVLLLWGVWAMRTAYVGWAEHHLTQRQFLGVIVRFVAMYLVLGFFLLS, from the coding sequence ATGACGCCGTCCGCCGATCAGGTCGCCGCCTTTCAGGCCAACGGCGGGTTCGCGCCCGCAGCCGTCTCCACCGTCGTGCTCGGTTTCGTCTTCGCCGTCCTGCTGCTGTGGGGCGTGTGGGCGATGCGCACCGCCTATGTCGGCTGGGCCGAGCACCACCTGACCCAACGCCAGTTCCTCGGCGTCATCGTGCGCTTCGTCGCGATGTACCTGGTGCTGGGCTTCTTCCTCCTGTCCTGA